A portion of the Francisella uliginis genome contains these proteins:
- the glgA gene encoding glycogen synthase GlgA, whose amino-acid sequence MRVLHVCSELYPLLKTGGLADVTAALPPALSEIGVDSRVLVPGFPAFMNSVEEKELLIELSTKFDDQVSIFLARIPNTQIKIYVIDAPSLYDRPGNPYTDKDNKEYADNYKRFALLGWVAAELVKGLDCQWIPNIVHGHDWHSGLVPAYIKAAEITTGIKSVKSVFTIHNLAYQGLFPTDIFPELGLPNDFLGMNGMEFYGQISFLKAGLHFADKITTVSPTYAKEIQSHEQGCGLDGLLSKRKNDLYGILNGVDPNVWNPRIDPVIKNKYTKESAAISKAKNKSFLQKSKGLKVQNTAPLFGLVSRLTEQKGLHLVIAGLEEIISRGGQLVLLGSGDRILEDEFKAIAEKYPESVSVYIGYDEKYAHEIVAACDVILVPSRFEPCGLTQLYGLVYGTLPLVHKVGGLADTVTDTSLENLADNTATGFVFEKFTVEDYKRAIRRAFALYDRKVDWRKVRKIAMQQDVSWNAAADRLHGIYQQLIKEID is encoded by the coding sequence ATGCGAGTTTTACATGTCTGTAGTGAATTATATCCACTGCTAAAAACTGGAGGCCTTGCAGATGTTACAGCTGCATTACCTCCTGCGTTATCAGAAATAGGTGTTGATAGTAGAGTATTAGTTCCTGGCTTTCCAGCATTTATGAATAGTGTTGAAGAAAAAGAACTTTTAATAGAGCTATCAACTAAATTTGATGATCAAGTATCTATATTTCTAGCAAGAATCCCTAATACACAAATCAAAATATATGTGATTGATGCTCCTAGTTTATATGATCGACCAGGAAATCCTTATACTGATAAAGATAATAAGGAATATGCGGATAACTATAAAAGGTTTGCTTTATTAGGTTGGGTTGCTGCTGAGTTAGTAAAAGGTCTTGATTGTCAGTGGATTCCTAATATAGTGCATGGGCATGATTGGCATTCAGGACTAGTTCCTGCATATATAAAAGCAGCTGAAATTACAACAGGTATAAAAAGTGTAAAATCTGTTTTTACTATACATAATTTAGCATATCAAGGGCTTTTCCCCACAGATATTTTTCCAGAGCTAGGATTACCTAATGATTTCTTAGGTATGAATGGTATGGAGTTTTATGGTCAAATTTCTTTTCTGAAAGCAGGTTTACATTTTGCTGATAAGATAACTACTGTTAGTCCAACATATGCAAAAGAAATTCAGTCACATGAACAAGGCTGTGGTTTAGATGGGCTATTATCTAAAAGGAAAAATGACTTATATGGTATCTTGAATGGAGTAGATCCTAATGTTTGGAATCCACGTATAGATCCTGTTATAAAAAATAAATATACTAAAGAGTCTGCTGCTATTAGTAAAGCAAAAAATAAGTCATTCCTACAGAAATCAAAAGGTCTAAAGGTGCAAAATACTGCGCCTTTATTTGGTTTAGTAAGTCGTTTAACGGAGCAGAAGGGATTACATCTTGTTATTGCTGGATTAGAGGAAATCATCTCTAGAGGTGGCCAACTTGTCTTACTGGGAAGTGGTGATCGTATTTTAGAAGATGAGTTTAAAGCTATAGCAGAAAAATATCCTGAATCTGTATCTGTATATATAGGTTATGATGAAAAATATGCTCATGAAATTGTTGCAGCCTGTGATGTTATTTTAGTTCCTTCTCGTTTTGAACCGTGTGGTTTGACACAGCTTTATGGATTAGTTTATGGTACTTTACCTCTTGTTCATAAGGTCGGAGGTTTAGCAGATACTGTTACAGATACATCTTTAGAGAACTTAGCAGATAATACTGCTACAGGTTTTGTATTTGAGAAATTTACAGTGGAGGATTACAAACGAGCTATTCGCAGAGCTTTTGCACTATATGATCGCAAAGTTGATTGGCGAAAAGTTAGAAAAATAGCAATGCAACAAGATGTTAGTTGGAACGCAGCTGCTGACAGACTACATGGTATTTATCAACAGTTAATCAAAGAAATAGACTAA
- the glgP gene encoding glycogen/starch/alpha-glucan family phosphorylase: MNEKNQIELYLEKILNCDVSQANDQDLYYALLSYAKEQTAKLPEQVYKKKIYYISSEFLIGKMLISNLINLGVYDDVCRILKDSGKNIVQIEEFEPEPSLGNGGLGRLAACFLDSIASLGIPGTGISLNYHYGLFKQKFKNHSQSEKPNPWIEKLGWLNKKDVSYNVDFNNFSVESQLCEIDVVGYANNFVNKLCLFDITSVDPDVIEDDITFDKTAIEKNLTLFLYPDDSDEDGHLLRIFQQYFMVSNAVSLIFSDITKNGYSLESLPEHAVVQINDTHPTLVIPELIRQLIANGIDIDRAIELVSKTAAYTNHTILAEALEKWPLSYLEKVLSKEMIDIIKYLDKKIKEQYTDHELAIIDENDCVHMAHICIHYSFSVNGVAALHTDILKNSELKHFNDIYPNKFNNKTNGITFRRWLLQANPELASYLKSLVGDSFIQDSKQLEKLLAYHNDKNVLAKLDEIKKTKKDQFVEFASYYSGVDLLKDGIFDVQIKRIHEYKRQQMNALYIIHKYLEIKSGLYPKPKRPINFIFGGKAAPAYTIAKHIIHLILCLQELINNDEEVNQYIRVLFVENYNVSVAEKLIPATDVSEQISLASKEASGTGNMKFMLNGAITLGTMDGANVEIAELVGSANIYTFGKDSDTIIDLYKTSGYKSIDYYHNPVIKNVVDFIISPTLLSIGDKDKLIPLFNELISKDWFMTLIDLVEYIKVKDQVFRDYEDREHWLRMSLVNTAKSGFFSSDRTIGQYNKHIWKI, encoded by the coding sequence ATGAATGAAAAAAATCAAATTGAACTATATCTTGAAAAAATACTAAATTGCGATGTTAGCCAAGCAAATGATCAAGATTTATACTATGCTTTGCTAAGTTATGCTAAAGAGCAAACAGCAAAGCTTCCTGAACAAGTCTATAAAAAGAAAATCTACTATATTTCTAGTGAGTTTTTAATTGGTAAAATGCTAATTAGTAATCTAATTAATCTAGGTGTTTATGATGACGTTTGCCGCATATTAAAAGACAGTGGCAAAAATATTGTACAAATTGAAGAGTTTGAGCCTGAACCATCTTTAGGTAATGGTGGTTTAGGAAGATTAGCAGCATGTTTCTTAGATTCTATAGCATCATTAGGTATTCCTGGAACAGGTATCAGCTTGAATTATCACTATGGTTTATTTAAGCAAAAGTTTAAAAATCACAGCCAAAGTGAAAAGCCAAACCCTTGGATAGAAAAGTTAGGCTGGTTAAATAAAAAAGATGTTAGCTATAACGTAGATTTTAATAACTTTAGTGTTGAGTCTCAGCTATGCGAGATTGATGTAGTCGGTTATGCAAATAATTTTGTAAATAAATTATGCTTGTTTGATATTACTAGCGTTGATCCTGATGTTATAGAAGATGATATTACATTTGATAAAACTGCTATTGAGAAAAACTTGACACTATTCTTATATCCAGATGATAGTGATGAAGATGGGCATCTTTTAAGAATTTTCCAACAGTATTTTATGGTTAGTAACGCTGTGAGTTTAATTTTCTCGGATATTACTAAAAATGGTTACTCATTAGAAAGTTTACCAGAGCACGCTGTTGTACAAATTAATGATACTCATCCAACTTTAGTTATTCCTGAATTAATTCGTCAATTAATAGCTAATGGTATCGATATAGATAGAGCTATAGAGCTTGTTAGTAAAACAGCTGCTTATACGAATCATACTATTCTAGCTGAGGCTTTAGAAAAATGGCCTTTAAGTTACTTAGAGAAAGTTCTATCTAAAGAAATGATAGATATTATCAAGTATCTAGATAAAAAAATTAAAGAGCAATACACAGATCATGAACTTGCTATAATAGATGAAAATGATTGCGTTCACATGGCGCATATTTGTATTCACTATAGCTTTAGTGTAAATGGTGTTGCAGCACTTCATACTGATATTTTAAAGAATTCAGAACTAAAACATTTTAATGATATATATCCAAATAAATTTAATAATAAGACTAATGGTATTACATTTAGACGTTGGCTATTACAAGCAAACCCAGAATTAGCATCTTATCTAAAAAGTTTAGTAGGTGATAGTTTCATTCAAGATTCTAAGCAATTAGAGAAGTTATTAGCATATCATAATGATAAAAATGTATTAGCTAAGCTTGATGAAATCAAAAAAACTAAAAAAGATCAGTTTGTAGAGTTTGCAAGTTATTACTCAGGTGTTGATCTATTAAAAGATGGTATCTTTGATGTTCAAATCAAACGTATTCATGAGTATAAGCGTCAACAGATGAATGCTTTATATATTATTCATAAATATCTTGAGATTAAATCAGGCCTATATCCAAAACCTAAGCGTCCAATTAACTTTATTTTTGGTGGTAAGGCTGCTCCTGCTTATACTATTGCTAAGCACATTATTCATTTGATTTTATGCTTACAAGAGCTGATTAATAATGATGAGGAAGTTAATCAATATATCCGTGTACTTTTTGTTGAGAACTATAATGTTAGTGTTGCTGAGAAATTGATTCCAGCTACGGATGTTTCTGAGCAAATATCTTTGGCTTCTAAAGAGGCTAGTGGTACAGGTAATATGAAGTTCATGCTAAATGGAGCTATTACTCTTGGTACTATGGATGGTGCTAATGTTGAAATAGCTGAGTTAGTTGGAAGTGCTAATATTTATACATTTGGTAAAGATAGTGATACGATTATTGATTTGTATAAAACTAGTGGTTATAAATCGATAGATTATTATCACAACCCAGTTATTAAAAATGTTGTTGATTTTATAATCTCGCCAACTTTATTATCTATTGGTGATAAAGATAAGCTAATTCCTTTATTTAATGAGTTGATAAGTAAAGATTGGTTTATGACTTTGATAGATTTAGTTGAGTATATTAAAGTTAAAGATCAAGTGTTTAGAGATTATGAAGATCGTGAGCATTGGTTAAGAATGAGTTTAGTAAATACAGCTAAATCTGGTTTCTTTAGTTCTGATAGAACTATTGGCCAATACAATAAGCACATTTGGAAGATATAG